A region of the Deltaproteobacteria bacterium genome:
CCCTGATGTCGTCCTCCCCCGATTCACCCCGGTAGCGCATCACCTCCAGCAGCCACCCCACGAAGTCTTTCCCATCGCCCCCGGCCCGCCACTTCAGCTCGGGGATCGTGAGATGGGTGTGGGCATTGACGAAACCGGGAAAGATGACCGTGCCCGGCAATTCCACCCTGTCTGCCCCCGCGGGGGCGAAAAGGGATGCCGTCTGCTTCTCCCCCGCATAGACGACCTTCCCCCCGGATACAAGAAGGCCTCCGGGGGAATAGATCTTTCCCGCGGAGGCTAAAAGGATAGAAGAGAGAAAAAGTGAGCCCTTAGCCATGCGCCACGCTCAGCTCCTTTATCTTGTTCTTTTCATCCACGTATATGAGGGCCGGCCTGTGTTCAGCCACCTCTTCTTCGTCATACACGGAATAGGAGCAGATTATGATGAGGTCCTCGCGGGAGACCAGCCTCGCAGCGGCCCCGTTCAGGCATATATCGCCTTTGCCCCGCTCACCGCCTATCACGTAGGTGGAAAACCTGTTTCCGTTGCTGATGTTGTAGATGTCGACCTGCTCGAACTCGACGAGCCTGGCCGCATCCATGAGATCTGCATCAACCGTTATGCTTCCCTCGTAGTGCAGGTCGGCATCCGTCACCGTAGCCCGGTGGATCTTAGACTTGAGCATGATTCTCTTCACTTTCTTCACCTCCCGATGATGATATTGTCGATTAACCTTGACGGGCCGACCACCGCCGCAACGGCGATAACGGCGGGCCCCCTTATCTCGTCTGTTTTCTCCAGCGTTTCGGCGTGCCTGACCTCGACGTACTGGAGTTCAACGGCCCCCTCGCTGACGATCGCGTCACGGACCGCCTCCTGAATCCGGGAGGCGTCCCGCTCCCCGGCCTCGTAGATCTCCCTTCCCCGCTTCAGGGAGCGGTAGAGGACCCCGGCCCGTTCCCTCTCCTCCGGGGAAAGGTAGACGTTGCGGGAACTCATGGCGATGCCGTCCTCCTCCCGCACCAGCTCGCCGGGAACGATATCCACGTCGAACTGGAGATCCTCGACCATCTTCTTTATCACGAGCAGCTGCTGGTAGTCCTTTTCTCCCAGGATCGCCTCGTGGGGCTTCACCACGTTGAAAAGCTTCGCCACCACGGTCGCCACCCCGCGGAAGTGGCCGG
Encoded here:
- a CDS encoding aspartate 1-decarboxylase encodes the protein MKRIMLKSKIHRATVTDADLHYEGSITVDADLMDAARLVEFEQVDIYNISNGNRFSTYVIGGERGKGDICLNGAAARLVSREDLIIICSYSVYDEEEVAEHRPALIYVDEKNKIKELSVAHG
- a CDS encoding pantoate--beta-alanine ligase, whose product is MEIIRDAKEMQRAADTLRAAGKRIGFVPTMGYLHEAHVSLVRKMRDRCDAVVVSIFVNPTQFGPGEDFERYPRNEEGDREKLEGEGVDILFVPEASQVYPPGYQTYVDVTEVSRGLCGDFRPGHFRGVATVVAKLFNVVKPHEAILGEKDYQQLLVIKKMVEDLQFDVDIVPGELVREEDGIAMSSRNVYLSPEERERAGVLYRSLKRGREIYEAGERDASRIQEAVRDAIVSEGAVELQYVEVRHAETLEKTDEIRGPAVIAVAAVVGPSRLIDNIIIGR